Part of the Aquimarina sp. MAR_2010_214 genome is shown below.
ATCCTTATTATTTAAAAAAAATAAATTATGAAAAGACCCCAATCTATATCCGTAATTTTTACAATTGTTATTTTAGCTGTAGCACTAATGGGTTTTAAAACAGAGCCTGTACTGCAAAGCCAAACATTTGAATCAAAAGAAAACATGAGTGATCAAACAGTTCTAGGAAGAGAATTGTTTGGAATGTGGGTTAAAAAAGATGACCCTAAAAAAATTATTCTTTTTAGACCTAATTATACCATGGCAGAAAAAGTTAAAGGTAAAATAGAAGAATATAAGTGGTCTGTGAAAAAAGGAGAAAAACTTGAAGTTTGTATAGGTGATACAGATTGTATACCCTATGAAATTACAGATAGTACACTTTCTCTTTTCATGAATAATGAAAGAGTAGTATATGTAAAACCTCGCCAAGAATAAGAATTTATAGCTATTTTAATAGTGATACTATATGAAATCACTAAAAAATAACGAGTATATGAAAGTATACTCGTTATTTTTTTTAATCATTTTGTGGATTATTCGTAAATTTCATCAACAAATGTATAGGCTTAATTACCTGAAAATAATATAATTTCAAACTATAATTATTACTGTATAATACTTTTAGAACATTTTACTAAAAAAATATAGTGTTGCTTGTCCAAAAATCAAAAAAGTGTTCGTCATAGTAGTGTGAAAAATAAATAAACCACTTAAAAAACAGACAAATGAAAGAATTTATGTTTCTTTTTAGAGGAGATGACAAGATATGGGATTCTAAATCTCCTGAAGAACAGCAAATGCATATGCAGGAATGGCAGCAATGGATTGGTGAAATGGCTCAACAAGAAAAATTTGTTGGGGGCGAACGGCTATATTCACACGGAAATACAATTCACCCGGGAGGAACTAAAGTAACGGATAGACCTTTAACGGAAGGCAAAGAAATGGTCGGCGGATATTTAATCGTAAAGGCAGATAAAATAGAAGATGCTACCGAAATGGCAAAAGGTTGTCCAGGATTACAATGGGATTCTTGTGTAGAGGTACGAGAGGTATGGCCAGAATGTTAGGATAATTGAACATTAAAAAAATATAGTAATGAAAGAATTTATGTTTATTATTAGAGGAGGAGAGGATAAGTATAGAAATAATTCTCCAGAAGAAATGCAAAAACACATGCAACATTGGCAACAATGGATGGGTGGTTTGGCAAAATCAGAACAACTTGTTGGAGGACAACCCTTAATGAGCGAAGCCAAAACATTAACCGAAGGTGGTAAAAAAGTTACAGATCGTCCATTTGCAGAAGGAAAAGAATTAGTTGGTGGTTATCTGATAATTAGAGCAGATTCATTAGATCATGCAGCTAAAGTTGCTAAAGATTGTCCGAGCTTTGAATATGGGTGCAGCGTTGAAGTACGAGAAATAAGCCCAATGGAATAACTTTTTGGAAAATAGAGATCACATAGATCATACATTAAACCATCTTTTTAGACAAGAGTCTGGAAAGATGGTTTCTGTATTGATTAAAATATTTGGGATCGAAAACATAGAATTAGCCGAGGATGTAGTACAGGATGCGCTAGTTAAAGCTCTGGAAACCTGGAAATTTAGAGGAATGCCAGATAATCCAAGAGCATGGCTATATCGTACAGCTAAAAACAAAGCAATAGATATTATTAGGCATAATAAGCATAGTCGAGTTATCGATTTTTCTGATCCCGAAAAACAACTTCTAACCTCAGGGTATACACTAGCTACCACAATGGATAACTATTGGCAAGAACAACATATTAAAGATGATTTTTTGGGAATGATGTATGCGTGCTGCCATCCCGATATCTCACAAGAAAATCAAATCACATTTATTCTAAAAGCATTATGTGGATTTAGTACCAAAGAAGTTGCACGATCGTTTCTTAGTAATGAAGATACTATCTCTAAGAGGTTATATCGAACCAAAGAATATTTTAGAAAACGTAAGATACGCCCAGTAATCCCAACTTCTGATGAGATAAACCCCAGAACTAAAACAGTTCTTAATGCCATCTATCTTATGTTTAATGAAGGTTATAATTCTACACATGCCGATCAGTTGATTCGCAAAGATTTAATAAGTCAGGCAATGTTTTTATGTAAGTCTTTGTTATCAGAAAAACGTACACAATTACCCGAAGTATATGCTTTAATGGGGTTAATGTGTTTTCACGCCTCCAGAATTAATAGCAGGTTAACAGAAGAAGGAAGACTTATTTTACTTTCTGAACAAGACCGTACTACATGGGATACAGAACTAATACAATCTGGAGAGCAGTATCTAAACAAAGCTGCTTTTGGAGATGAACTCTCAACATATCATCTCGAAGCTGCTATTGCATATCAACATTGTTGCGCAAAGAAATATGCAGATACAAACTGGGAAATGATATTAGAATATTATGAACTCCTATTAAAAATAGCTAATGACCCTATTGTTTTTTTAAATCGATGTCTGGTTATTCTAGAACTCAAAGGGCCAAAAAAAGCACTAATAGCACTCGAAAATATGAAAAGTAATAGGTTGCTTGAGAAGTATTATTTATATCATGCAATTTTAGGCGAAATATACCAACAATTAGAAGATAATAGTGTAGCTGTAACATACTACCAAAAAGCAATAGAACTTACTCATTCTAAACAAGAAAGACAATTTCTAAAAGATAAAATTGCTCGTATTTCAAAATAAAAACAAATATCTATTCTATACTAAGATAGTGTCTTTTTAGAAAAACTTGTTTACCTTTTCGGAATGAATTTTTTTATTCTGTAATTCTGTATGGAATAGAAACAATATTTTTCACGGGAAACAGTGTACTATAAATTGAGTATATCATAGATATTTGTTTGCTATTCAAAATGTGTATACTAAAATATTTAATTTTGAAAACAGACAGGTTTTAAATTTTTGACTTAGATAGTGATATTTATTCTTAGAAGAGATTGATGGTATAATGTTTAAATATAGCTTTGTTATATTTTTCGATATCTTAGTCTATATGGGCTTTTAGGGTTATTTAACATTAGATAATTATAATAATAATGTAATATGGGAAACAACGAAGATCAGATACATCAGCTTTTGGAAAAGCTCGAAATCCTACTGAAAAGGCAACAAGATTTCTCAACTCAAATACAAGATCTTAAAGATGAGATACACAAATTAAAAATTTCATCAGAAAACCAACCAAGTATAAAAACAGAAAAACCAATTTCTGTTTCACCTACAAACGAAATTATTGAAAAACCATCTTCTTCTATTAAGCCAGAGAATGTGCCGCCAGTATTAATAAAAGAAGAAAAACCTGTCATTGCCAAAACTAATACACCAAAAAAGAAATCTAACCTTGAAAAATTCATTGGAGAAAATCTAATCAATAAGATAGGTATCATCATTATTATAATAGGTGTTGCTATAGGAGCAAAGTATACCATAGAACATGACTTGATAGGGCCATTAACTAGGATTATACTAGGATACCTAACAGGATTAGGGCTTTTGGGAATTGGAATGAAATTAAAGAAAAAATATGAGAATTTTAGTGCTGTACTGGTCAGTGGTGCTATGACTATATTATATTTTATTACCTTTTTAGCATATGACTTATATGGCTTAATTCCGCAGAATTTAACGTTTATCCTTATGTTATTATTTACAGCATTTACCGTTTTTGCTGCAATACAATATAATAAACAAATTATAGCTCATGTTGGACTAGTAGGAGCATATGCAGTTCCTTTTTTGTTAAGTGATGGATCAGGTAGAGTAGTGATTCTGTTTAGTTATATGGCGATTATTAATATAGGTATCCTCATTATTGCTATCAAAAAATATTGGAAACCTCTTTATTTTTCGTCTTTTCTATTCACCTGGATCATTTTTATGTCGTGGTATGCCGGTAAATATAGTATAGAAGAACATTTCGCTCTTGGTTTTGTATTTCTTACCACCTTTTTTATCACATTCTATCTTATGTTTCTGGTATACAAACTTAGAAAAAAGGAAAGCTTTAAAACCATTGATGTAATCCTTCAGTTATCTAATTCATTTGTCTTTTACGGTATTGGGTTTTCAATGTTAAATAATCACGAATATGGTAAGGAATTATTAGGTGTATTTACATTGATAAATGCAGTGATCCATTTTGTGGTTAGTGTTATTGTGCATAGATTAAAACTAGCTGATCGTAACCTGTTTTATTTTGTGTCTGGTATGGTTTTGATTTTTATTACAATTGCATTCCCTGTGCAACTAGATGGAAATTGGGTTACACTACTATGGGCAGGAGAAGCAGCATTGTTATTTTGGATTGGACGAACAAAAAAAGTGCCGATATACGAAATTCTCTCATATCCACTATGGGCCTTAACTTTTTTTAGTCTTTTACATGATTGGATTGTAGTGTATTATCGATATAGCCCAACACTACCAGAAACCAAACTAATGCCAGTGTTTAATATTTATCTGATGACATCAATAATATGTATTGTGTCTTTTGCATTTATTTATATCACACATCGTAAAGAGAAACTATCTTTTCCTTGGCCAAAACAATCCTGGTTGTATACAATGCTTACCATAGGTCTTGTATTATTATTGGTATGTACTTCCTACTTTACATTTTGGATAGAAATAGATAGTTATTGGAATCAGGTTTATCAAGATATAGATCACCAGTATATTTCCCAGAATATAAGTAGTACAGAACAATATACGGTATTATCAGATACCAGAAATTTTAAAGCCATTTGGCTCATTAATTATAGCTTATTGTTTCTAGTTGTTTTATCTTTTGTAAATATCAAAAAAATTAAAAATAATGCTTTGGGATATATTACCCTTGGCTTTATATTGTTTGCTCTTTTTGGGTTTTTAACTCGAGGATTATTTCTACTTAGTGAGCTTAGAGTACATTATCTTGAATTAAAAGAAACAGAATTTAGCGCAGAAGCCTTTTCCCATATAGGTATACGATACCTTTCTTTTGTATTCGTGGGAGGTTTATTATTTACTTTTTATAAATATGTACGTCAACAATTTCTTGGTAGAACCTTTAAGATAGCTTTTGAAATTATACTGCATTGTACATTAATCTGGATAGTGAGTAGTGAATTAATACACTGGTTGGACTTGTCTGGGTATACAGAGACATATAAACTTGGATTGAGTATTTTATGGGGTGTTTATGCTTTGTTACTCATTGTTTTAGGAATATGGAAAAGAAAAAAACATCTACGTGTTTTAGCAATTATAGTATTTGGAATCACACTTATAAAATTATTCTTTTATGATATTTCTCATATGGAAACTATTGCCAAAACTATTGTGTTCTTAGCTTTAGGAGTGCTTCTTTTGATTATTTCGTTTTTATACAATAAATACAAACATATTATAGCAGATGAACATTCAAATTAAAAACATCGTAATTCTGATATTATTTATTTGTCTTAAAGGTTATAGTCAGATGGATCAATACGCTTATAAAAGTATATTGCCAGAAATAACAGATACTTGGCATGCGATTAGTTTACCTGATGAAATGTTTAGTAATGTCTCACCAAACCTATCCGATATTAGAATTTTTGGGATAACAAACAAGAAGGACACAATAGAAGCACCTTATCTTTTACGATTAAAAGCTGAAAAAAAAACCTTTAATAAAATACCTTTTACCATCTTAAATACTTCATATAATGAAAAAGGAACATATATTACGATGGAAATCCCAACTAAGCAAGCTATTAATCAAATTCATTTAGATTTTGAGCAATCTAATTTTGATTGGTTAATTACTTTAGAGGGAACTCAAGATCGTAAAGAATGGTATACTATAAAGGAAGATTATCGTATACTCTCCATAAAAAATGAACTTACAGATTATCAATTCACTACGATACGATTTCCTAATACACAGTATCACTATTTTAGGATACTGATAAAAGATACAAAAAAACCAGTTTTACAATCGGCTAATGTAACTAGATATGAAGTTAAAGAAGCTAACTATAAAGAATATGATATAGAAAGGTTAAATATTCAGAATCCTAAAGGTATCAAAAAAACTATTATAGATGTTAATCTTAAAACACCAGTTCCTGTAAGCTATATCGGTGTTGAAGTACAAGAAACTTTTGATTATTATCGTCCTATATCTATTCGTTATATGGTTGATAGCATACAAATTCAGCAAGGTAGCTGGAAGCCCCGCTATAAGGAACTTGGCTCAGGAGTACTTAATTCTATAGAAGGTAATATATTTACCAATACTAGTACAATTGCTCAGAAATTTAGATTAGAGATTGATAATCATGATAATCAGCCTTTAAAAATTAATAAAGTTATAGTTAAAGGATATCAACATGAACTTGTTGCACGTTTTACAAATCCAGGAACATACTATCTTGTTTATGGAAATGACAAAATGAGAAAACCTTCGTATGACCTTAATTATGTATCTGCAAATATTCCGGAAGAGATGACAACACTAATTCCTGAAGCACGGCAAACTATCGATCACGAAGAACCTATTGTAGCAGAACCTTTGTTTACAAATAAGATTTGGTTGTGGGGGATAATGAGTATTGTGATTCTATTGTTAGGAGGATTTACATTATCCATGATGAAAAAAAAGTAAAAAGTGTATGGCGCTTCCTTTTTCCCGATACAGGAAAAGATTTCTAATCTTATACAAAATGATTTTTATTTCTACCAGAATAATAAGAAAACCCAGTTAAAAGCACTTATTTTGGCTTAACTACTCTTTTTTTTAATTTTTTTCAATTTTTTTTTGAGCATTTTTATCGAATTTTTTTTGAGTATTGATAAGGGGTGCGGCCTTTTAACAGGGGGAAAAGCCCCTAGTTACTATTGTGGAAAACCGTAAATACCTTTTGAAATAATTACTTATGTTAGCAGTATTACACGTATGATAATGAAGTTTTTGCCCTTTCCAAATTGGCTTTATCAACTACAG
Proteins encoded:
- a CDS encoding YciI family protein, which translates into the protein MKEFMFLFRGDDKIWDSKSPEEQQMHMQEWQQWIGEMAQQEKFVGGERLYSHGNTIHPGGTKVTDRPLTEGKEMVGGYLIVKADKIEDATEMAKGCPGLQWDSCVEVREVWPEC
- a CDS encoding YciI family protein, coding for MKEFMFIIRGGEDKYRNNSPEEMQKHMQHWQQWMGGLAKSEQLVGGQPLMSEAKTLTEGGKKVTDRPFAEGKELVGGYLIIRADSLDHAAKVAKDCPSFEYGCSVEVREISPME
- a CDS encoding RNA polymerase sigma factor, yielding MENRDHIDHTLNHLFRQESGKMVSVLIKIFGIENIELAEDVVQDALVKALETWKFRGMPDNPRAWLYRTAKNKAIDIIRHNKHSRVIDFSDPEKQLLTSGYTLATTMDNYWQEQHIKDDFLGMMYACCHPDISQENQITFILKALCGFSTKEVARSFLSNEDTISKRLYRTKEYFRKRKIRPVIPTSDEINPRTKTVLNAIYLMFNEGYNSTHADQLIRKDLISQAMFLCKSLLSEKRTQLPEVYALMGLMCFHASRINSRLTEEGRLILLSEQDRTTWDTELIQSGEQYLNKAAFGDELSTYHLEAAIAYQHCCAKKYADTNWEMILEYYELLLKIANDPIVFLNRCLVILELKGPKKALIALENMKSNRLLEKYYLYHAILGEIYQQLEDNSVAVTYYQKAIELTHSKQERQFLKDKIARISK
- a CDS encoding DUF2339 domain-containing protein, whose amino-acid sequence is MGNNEDQIHQLLEKLEILLKRQQDFSTQIQDLKDEIHKLKISSENQPSIKTEKPISVSPTNEIIEKPSSSIKPENVPPVLIKEEKPVIAKTNTPKKKSNLEKFIGENLINKIGIIIIIIGVAIGAKYTIEHDLIGPLTRIILGYLTGLGLLGIGMKLKKKYENFSAVLVSGAMTILYFITFLAYDLYGLIPQNLTFILMLLFTAFTVFAAIQYNKQIIAHVGLVGAYAVPFLLSDGSGRVVILFSYMAIINIGILIIAIKKYWKPLYFSSFLFTWIIFMSWYAGKYSIEEHFALGFVFLTTFFITFYLMFLVYKLRKKESFKTIDVILQLSNSFVFYGIGFSMLNNHEYGKELLGVFTLINAVIHFVVSVIVHRLKLADRNLFYFVSGMVLIFITIAFPVQLDGNWVTLLWAGEAALLFWIGRTKKVPIYEILSYPLWALTFFSLLHDWIVVYYRYSPTLPETKLMPVFNIYLMTSIICIVSFAFIYITHRKEKLSFPWPKQSWLYTMLTIGLVLLLVCTSYFTFWIEIDSYWNQVYQDIDHQYISQNISSTEQYTVLSDTRNFKAIWLINYSLLFLVVLSFVNIKKIKNNALGYITLGFILFALFGFLTRGLFLLSELRVHYLELKETEFSAEAFSHIGIRYLSFVFVGGLLFTFYKYVRQQFLGRTFKIAFEIILHCTLIWIVSSELIHWLDLSGYTETYKLGLSILWGVYALLLIVLGIWKRKKHLRVLAIIVFGITLIKLFFYDISHMETIAKTIVFLALGVLLLIISFLYNKYKHIIADEHSN
- a CDS encoding DUF3999 family protein, which produces MNIQIKNIVILILFICLKGYSQMDQYAYKSILPEITDTWHAISLPDEMFSNVSPNLSDIRIFGITNKKDTIEAPYLLRLKAEKKTFNKIPFTILNTSYNEKGTYITMEIPTKQAINQIHLDFEQSNFDWLITLEGTQDRKEWYTIKEDYRILSIKNELTDYQFTTIRFPNTQYHYFRILIKDTKKPVLQSANVTRYEVKEANYKEYDIERLNIQNPKGIKKTIIDVNLKTPVPVSYIGVEVQETFDYYRPISIRYMVDSIQIQQGSWKPRYKELGSGVLNSIEGNIFTNTSTIAQKFRLEIDNHDNQPLKINKVIVKGYQHELVARFTNPGTYYLVYGNDKMRKPSYDLNYVSANIPEEMTTLIPEARQTIDHEEPIVAEPLFTNKIWLWGIMSIVILLLGGFTLSMMKKK